In Prosthecobacter sp. SYSU 5D2, one genomic interval encodes:
- a CDS encoding sialidase family protein: protein MKPTTLLLTSLLALSSTLFAADIVEVIETKTISFQPDYYQGWPTLIRQKDGRLMVVISGGRHAHVCPFGRVELITSVDEGNSWTFSRTILDTDMDDRDAGLLETSKGTLLATTFTSPAYVPFLKQAQEGKTNSFVNSETLPQWEAAHARLTDEQRKAMSGEWVIRSTDNGISWSPPIATIVNSPHGPTELADGRLLYVGKELWTETKRIGACESTDDGLTWRWISEIPTRPGDNATNEYHELHAVQANDGRIIAHIRHHGKANHYEVLQTESADGGKTWSEPKTTGVWGFPSHLLKLKNGALLMTFGHRRAPFGNQACISRDNGRTWSAPLIFSGDAANGDLGYPSTAELADGSLLSVWYEKLKDGKKTVLRQAHWKIQD from the coding sequence ATGAAACCAACCACCCTCCTCTTGACCAGCCTGCTGGCCCTCTCATCCACCCTCTTCGCTGCCGATATAGTCGAGGTCATTGAAACCAAGACCATCAGCTTCCAGCCGGACTATTATCAGGGCTGGCCTACGCTCATCCGTCAAAAGGACGGCCGCCTCATGGTGGTCATTTCCGGTGGACGTCACGCCCACGTCTGCCCTTTCGGCCGGGTGGAGCTCATCACATCCGTGGATGAGGGCAATAGCTGGACCTTCTCCCGCACCATTTTGGACACGGACATGGATGACCGCGATGCCGGCCTCCTGGAAACTTCCAAAGGCACCCTCCTCGCCACCACATTCACCTCCCCGGCCTACGTGCCCTTTTTGAAGCAGGCCCAGGAGGGCAAAACCAACTCCTTTGTCAACAGCGAGACCCTCCCCCAGTGGGAGGCCGCCCACGCCCGCCTCACGGATGAGCAGCGCAAGGCCATGAGTGGTGAATGGGTTATCCGCTCCACCGACAATGGCATCTCCTGGTCACCCCCCATCGCCACGATTGTCAACAGCCCCCATGGCCCCACCGAACTGGCCGATGGCCGTCTTCTTTATGTCGGCAAAGAACTCTGGACTGAAACCAAGCGCATCGGTGCCTGCGAATCCACCGATGATGGTCTCACCTGGCGCTGGATCTCTGAGATCCCCACCCGCCCCGGAGACAACGCCACGAACGAGTATCATGAGCTCCACGCCGTCCAGGCCAACGATGGCCGGATCATCGCCCACATCCGCCATCACGGAAAAGCCAACCACTACGAAGTCCTCCAGACCGAATCCGCCGACGGCGGCAAGACCTGGAGCGAGCCAAAAACAACCGGCGTCTGGGGCTTCCCCTCCCACCTCCTCAAGCTCAAGAATGGCGCCCTGCTCATGACCTTTGGCCACCGCCGCGCACCCTTTGGCAACCAGGCCTGCATCAGCCGGGACAACGGCCGCACCTGGTCTGCCCCCCTCATCTTTTCAGGCGATGCCGCCAATGGAGACCTGGGCTACCCCAGCACCGCCGAGCTGGCTGATGGCTCCCTGCTCTCCGTCTGGTACGAGAAGCTGAAAGACGGCAAAAAAACCGTCCTCCGCCAGGCCCATTGGAAGATTCAGGACTAG
- a CDS encoding sialidase family protein, translating into MKSTTLILGSLLALSSTLFAAEDVKVLETKTISFQPDYYLGWPTLLRQKDNRLIIVFSGGRQAHVCPFGRLEFITSQDDGQTWSFPRTILDTDIDDRDAGILETSKGTLLATTFTSTAYETYLNLAKEGKPAPYAKPETLPLWEAAHSRLTHEQRQSLRGEWLVRSTDNGLTWSAPIRTLVDSPHGPAELADGRLLYVGRELVSKPPRIGVSESNDDGLTWRWLSEIPVRAGDKAGLDYHELHAVQANDGRIIAQIRHHGETNHYETLQTESEDGGKTWSEPRSIGVWGYPSHLLKLRDGTLLMTYGHRRAPFGNQARISRDHGRTWSSPLMISEDGQGQDLGYPSSAELADGTLLTVWYERLKGDKKTVLRQAHWKLNQ; encoded by the coding sequence ATGAAATCCACCACCCTCATCCTGGGTAGCTTGCTAGCCCTCTCGTCCACCCTCTTTGCGGCTGAAGACGTGAAAGTTCTGGAGACCAAAACCATCAGCTTTCAGCCGGACTATTATCTCGGCTGGCCCACGCTTCTCCGTCAAAAAGACAACCGGCTCATCATCGTTTTCTCAGGCGGGCGCCAGGCTCACGTCTGCCCCTTTGGCCGGCTGGAGTTCATCACTTCTCAAGATGATGGTCAGACCTGGAGCTTCCCCCGCACCATTCTCGATACCGACATTGATGACCGCGATGCCGGCATTCTCGAAACCTCCAAAGGCACCCTTCTGGCCACCACCTTCACCTCCACCGCTTATGAGACCTATCTAAACCTGGCCAAAGAAGGCAAACCCGCTCCCTATGCCAAACCCGAAACCCTTCCCCTTTGGGAAGCGGCCCACTCCCGGCTGACGCATGAGCAACGCCAGTCTCTGCGCGGTGAATGGCTCGTTCGCTCCACCGACAACGGTCTCACTTGGTCCGCTCCCATCCGCACGCTGGTTGACAGCCCTCATGGCCCTGCTGAACTGGCCGATGGCCGCCTCTTGTATGTCGGCAGGGAACTCGTGAGCAAGCCCCCCCGCATCGGCGTCTCCGAGTCCAACGATGACGGTCTCACCTGGCGCTGGCTCTCTGAAATTCCAGTCCGCGCCGGGGACAAAGCAGGCCTTGATTATCACGAACTACACGCCGTCCAGGCCAACGATGGCCGGATCATCGCCCAGATTCGCCACCATGGCGAAACCAACCACTACGAAACCCTTCAGACCGAATCAGAGGACGGCGGCAAGACCTGGAGCGAACCCCGCTCCATCGGCGTCTGGGGTTATCCATCCCATCTTCTCAAGTTGCGCGATGGCACCCTTCTCATGACTTACGGGCATCGCCGCGCCCCTTTTGGGAACCAGGCCCGCATCAGCCGCGACCATGGCCGCACATGGTCCTCCCCTCTCATGATTTCTGAAGATGGCCAAGGCCAGGACCTCGGTTACCCCAGCTCCGCCGAGCTGGCCGACGGCACCCTGCTCACCGTCTGGTACGAGAGGCTGAAGGGCGATAAAAAAACAGTCCTCCGCCAAGCCCATTGGAAGCTGAACCAATAA
- a CDS encoding exo-alpha-sialidase, with product MKPHFLHLSLLLALTTAAQAVEDPRQEARNRAREAAVQSAGLTRALSKEMPDEVKALPVFGEIDWTVKELPFVEKGPHAGISGAGMVLVDGQIYLMGGFIPAGDETQDVSRRSSRWAHRYDPKTDHWTRLPDLPARREYTRAVAADGVIYVLGGASQDKPTVASAEVYRLDTRQPEAGWKKLPPMQVARTHLSVEKVGIQLIVAGGNRYDFAEKGYSPKTIQNTAEKLDLNAPDKGWTSVAPIPGSPRGWSATAALNGKMYLLGGVTWTASARQRLTESLAYDAQKDEWKQLASFPMPMSGWEADVYDSRYLITIGGAGTRWNDVPFVYDTQLDRWLRIASPLPPGALFNDCGVCIQGDTIYVIGGEGAGGSHFNHFLIGKIRPGKAAAAGKPTAKSPSAATVIETTIISQLPQFYHGWPTLARRRTGELILVYSGGREYHICPYGRQEMIISRDDGRHWTRPRILVDSVLDDRDSGIVETAKGTLLVTMFNSFAYQQHMNAPERLLNATFGKETPAMLDRWRLMDAATTQEQKQAETGYWMLRSTDGGVSWSPRYRVPGFSPHGPISLLDGRVFYALANGKTAVAHVSEDDGLTWKQLSEMPVRAGELHAVQAADGTLIVHVRDKIPTPKGTVQNTSQILSTDGGLTWTEKQKVADGYPSHLIRLRDDTLLMTYSWRQVPFGIRGKFSRDHGRTWSDEFLLTDDAADWDLGYPSSAELADGSLLTIWYETPKGTHTAVLRQARWKLSR from the coding sequence ATGAAACCGCACTTCCTGCACCTGAGCCTACTGCTCGCCCTCACCACCGCAGCGCAAGCCGTAGAGGATCCCCGGCAGGAAGCGCGCAACCGTGCCCGCGAGGCGGCGGTGCAATCCGCTGGCCTCACCCGCGCCCTCTCCAAAGAGATGCCGGATGAAGTCAAGGCCCTCCCCGTTTTCGGCGAGATTGACTGGACAGTGAAGGAGCTGCCCTTTGTCGAAAAAGGCCCCCATGCAGGCATCAGCGGAGCCGGCATGGTGCTGGTGGACGGGCAGATTTATCTGATGGGCGGTTTCATTCCTGCCGGGGATGAAACCCAGGATGTCAGCCGCCGCAGCTCCCGCTGGGCCCATCGTTATGATCCCAAAACCGATCACTGGACCCGCCTCCCGGACCTTCCCGCCCGCCGTGAGTACACCCGTGCTGTCGCCGCAGACGGGGTCATCTATGTGCTCGGCGGAGCCTCCCAGGACAAACCCACCGTCGCCTCCGCCGAAGTCTATCGCCTGGATACCCGACAGCCGGAAGCGGGCTGGAAGAAGCTCCCGCCCATGCAGGTGGCCCGCACCCATCTCTCTGTGGAAAAGGTCGGCATACAGCTCATCGTCGCCGGAGGGAATCGCTATGACTTCGCGGAAAAAGGCTACAGTCCCAAGACCATCCAAAACACCGCCGAGAAGCTGGACCTGAACGCGCCAGACAAAGGCTGGACCTCTGTCGCCCCCATCCCCGGCAGCCCTCGCGGCTGGAGTGCCACGGCCGCGCTGAATGGAAAAATGTACCTCCTTGGCGGCGTCACCTGGACCGCCAGCGCCCGCCAGCGCCTGACTGAATCCCTGGCCTATGATGCGCAAAAGGATGAATGGAAACAGCTCGCCAGTTTCCCCATGCCCATGTCCGGCTGGGAGGCGGACGTGTATGACAGCCGCTACCTCATCACCATCGGCGGTGCGGGCACCCGCTGGAATGACGTTCCTTTTGTGTACGATACGCAGTTAGACCGCTGGCTCCGCATCGCCAGCCCGCTGCCTCCTGGCGCCCTCTTCAATGACTGCGGCGTCTGCATCCAGGGAGATACCATTTATGTCATCGGCGGGGAGGGCGCAGGCGGCAGCCACTTCAATCATTTCCTCATCGGCAAGATCCGCCCCGGCAAAGCCGCTGCCGCAGGCAAGCCCACAGCCAAAAGCCCCTCCGCAGCTACCGTCATTGAGACCACCATCATCTCTCAGCTTCCGCAATTCTACCACGGCTGGCCCACCCTCGCCCGCCGCAGGACGGGCGAGCTGATCCTGGTTTACTCCGGCGGCCGCGAGTATCACATCTGCCCCTATGGCCGCCAGGAAATGATCATCTCCCGCGATGACGGCCGCCACTGGACCCGCCCACGCATCCTTGTGGACAGCGTGCTTGACGACCGCGATTCCGGCATCGTGGAGACCGCCAAAGGCACCCTGCTGGTTACCATGTTCAATTCCTTTGCCTACCAGCAGCACATGAACGCCCCGGAGCGCCTGCTCAATGCTACCTTTGGCAAGGAAACCCCCGCCATGCTGGACCGCTGGCGGCTCATGGATGCCGCCACCACCCAGGAGCAAAAACAGGCCGAGACCGGCTACTGGATGCTCCGCTCCACCGATGGCGGCGTCTCCTGGTCCCCGCGTTATCGCGTGCCCGGCTTCAGCCCGCATGGCCCCATCAGCCTGCTGGACGGGCGGGTTTTTTACGCCCTGGCCAATGGTAAAACAGCCGTCGCCCATGTCTCCGAAGATGACGGCTTGACCTGGAAACAACTCTCCGAAATGCCCGTACGCGCGGGCGAACTCCACGCCGTGCAGGCTGCCGACGGCACCCTCATCGTCCATGTCCGGGACAAGATCCCCACGCCCAAAGGCACCGTCCAAAACACCTCCCAGATCCTTTCCACCGATGGCGGCCTGACCTGGACGGAAAAGCAAAAAGTGGCCGATGGCTACCCCTCCCACCTCATCCGCCTGCGCGATGACACCCTGCTCATGACTTACAGCTGGCGGCAGGTCCCCTTTGGCATCCGGGGCAAATTCAGCCGCGACCATGGCCGCACCTGGTCGGATGAATTCCTCCTCACCGATGACGCTGCTGATTGGGACCTCGGTTATCCCAGCAGCGCCGAACTGGCCGATGGCAGCCTCCTCACCATCTGGTATGAAACACCCAAGGGCACCCATACCGCCGTCCTCCGCCAGGCTCGTTGGAAGCTGAGCCGATAG
- a CDS encoding Gfo/Idh/MocA family oxidoreductase yields the protein MSIPVTELRLAMLGMIEGNGHPYSWSGIINGYNPEEMAKGPYPGITAYMGRQPLESIRIPGARVTHIWTDDPVDAPQVAAASLIKNIVARPEDVIGQVDAVIIATDDGNDHVRRVRPFIEAGLPVFIDKPMATNLADLRQFIQWHRQGHILLSTSGMRYSPEMRLNDTQLAHLGDLRWITSFTCKTWERYGIHALEAVEPLLGPGFLTVQAHSDAGGDVMHITHQSGVRLTLGALHDAYGSFGAVHLYGTKGDLPLKLTDTYHAFRGQLVAFIDMLRTGTRPLPFEETVELMAVIIAGIRSRENGGSPVSVPGILSELESAPA from the coding sequence ATGAGCATTCCCGTCACAGAACTCCGCCTGGCCATGCTCGGCATGATCGAGGGCAATGGCCACCCCTACTCCTGGAGCGGCATCATCAATGGGTACAACCCGGAAGAAATGGCCAAAGGCCCCTACCCCGGCATCACCGCCTACATGGGCAGACAGCCCTTGGAATCCATCCGCATTCCCGGTGCGCGCGTCACTCATATTTGGACGGATGATCCCGTCGATGCTCCCCAGGTCGCCGCCGCCAGTCTCATTAAAAACATCGTCGCCAGGCCCGAAGACGTCATCGGCCAGGTGGATGCCGTCATCATCGCCACCGATGACGGCAACGACCATGTCCGTCGCGTCCGCCCTTTCATTGAGGCCGGCCTGCCCGTTTTTATTGATAAGCCCATGGCCACCAACCTGGCCGATCTCCGCCAGTTCATCCAGTGGCACCGCCAGGGTCACATTCTCCTCTCCACCAGCGGCATGCGCTACTCCCCGGAGATGCGTTTAAACGACACCCAGCTTGCCCACCTCGGGGACCTCCGCTGGATCACCAGCTTCACCTGCAAAACGTGGGAGCGATACGGCATCCACGCGCTTGAAGCCGTCGAACCCCTCCTCGGCCCCGGCTTTCTCACCGTCCAGGCCCACAGCGATGCCGGCGGTGATGTCATGCACATCACGCACCAGAGTGGCGTGAGGCTGACCCTCGGTGCCCTTCACGATGCCTATGGCAGCTTCGGCGCCGTCCATCTGTATGGCACAAAAGGCGACCTGCCGCTAAAGCTCACGGATACCTACCACGCGTTCCGTGGCCAGCTCGTTGCCTTCATTGACATGCTCCGCACCGGCACACGCCCCCTGCCCTTTGAAGAAACCGTGGAGCTCATGGCCGTCATCATCGCTGGCATCCGCAGCCGCGAAAACGGCGGCAGCCCCGTCTCCGTTCCCGGCATCCTCAGCGAACTCGAATCCGCCCCCGCCTGA